The following proteins are co-located in the Trichormus variabilis 0441 genome:
- a CDS encoding alpha-2-macroglobulin family protein, whose translation MIIRICIRCFLVLTLVLGTGGCNFFGINSAREPLPAVSPLTPPKLPDWIEQISPIGQAQPLNQIRIRFKEALIPVESLDSPEQQQLLQKFALWPPLPGQFRFLTPRMVGFQADKALPIATRLQVTLKAGLADLKNHRLNKDLSWTFNTPSIDLTNLPGVNPMEKADAEPIDLQPKLQFTSNVELDLASVQEHLQLIPEGKNEGLHFQVTLNKEENPLNNEEPLKKFDPSARNWIYNLRPQKNLEKATSYRLVFSPGIRPAYGNLATEKEFASKLSTYSPLAFQKINFYGQPDAGGTYGRFIKGSPQLEFNNILVADSAKANIQISPAPKDISRLLQVNDEDRIIGINPYALEPAKTYTITIGENLQDKFGQTLGKPVSLKYDTGDLAGDIWVPSDLNIFPSGKDLRLNISTVNLPESKYKAAYRVVKPTDLVYFNYGNDLLTKPAEWQSFQVSGKKNQSVDITVPLRERINAKTGMLAYGVQARTNKYQENGKDLWREPTTYGLVELTNLGVFSQWFPESGLIRVNHLTDGAPVKAAVIEIYQSKLQAKSRPEPVPCATGKTDENGTFRINRAELQQCTAGSQNSIKSPELLVIARENEDWAFTRTDEYSGVYGYGIDAGWQGNKPESRGVIFSDRQLYQQGEKAWFTGFADYLQNGVIQQDKNADYQITLVNPDGQKTSLGTQTTNEFGTFSLEMPINKTQSLGYYTIQGKGKNGQEISGEFRVAEFKPPNFKVEVKLDKEFAYIGDDVDINASSNYLFGAPVEGGEAKYFITRQQANFIPKGWEEFTFGRQWFWPEETPTISSDVLQSNSQLNTNGKSSQTVKVAKDLPYPMTYRVDVQVADVSNLSVANSQSFTALPSNRLIGLKSNFIADAGKAFPIEVVVTKPTGEVIAGQRVRLELQQIKYSSVTQLVEGSETPKNQVEYKTVAQTEITSTSNSQSVNLTPTESGAYRIRVNFSDAKNELSATDSQIWVTGGNAVFWGTRDKDVLEVKLDKKEYKAGETATALIQSPYADAELYFAVIKDKPIYQQITKVQGNAPQIQFQVTPEMLPNAAVEAVLVRQGKPISQVEVGSLDNLVKIGFTPFKVNLEDKYLKLQVKPVQTSLEPGAEETIQLELKDNQGNPTKGQFTVMVINEAVLQLSGYRPPNLVDTVYAEQPISTRFTDNRPDVILQPQDIAKPKGWGYGGGFSTGAANTRTRTNFQPLAYYNGSVLTDANGNAQITFKLPDDLTTWRVMAVATDGNLRFGNGDATFITTKPLLTNAILPQFVRPGDRILAGLSVTNNTGNRGNLSINGELSGTVKFNSKNPTTTTLQTQAESATQAYRFPMVADSVGFGKVRFTTQLNGTADAFELPLQVKPLEITEQVVETGVSQKQIKIPLNVDKNIFPEAGGLDIQLASTLIPEIKAPAKEVLTDNDLPFTEPSASQLIIATNLQTLAQKYGQTFAEFNSSQQANLAVEKLRKLQISDGGFAAFPGQEKSDPWVSSYAAESLVKASQVFPDLVDSGMLSRLKTYLQKVLANPGEYDFCKQQLCKRQLQLNALIALAELGDKRNTFLTDIYEQSNKFDLVTQIKLARYLSQFPEWQDESQQLLNKLQQNIYETGRTAVVSLPPSWGWMSSPTAVQAQALRLFIAQQSQPKLIDKLLQSLLALRRDGTWQTDYNNAQALTALVEYSQLQPTPPNFVATVQLAGKKLGENRFAGYKNPSLQLNVPMNQLPRGRHDLTLQKSGNGTLHYLVAYNYRLQGNQPGRFNGLSITREISQVNAEKVLRKTGIYALDQPLTLAPGQVFDIGLEIIADRPVDHLVIKDPLPAALEAVDASFQTTTAALQAKADSWELGFRNIYSDRIIAYADHLEPGVYSLHYLVRSVTPGTFSWPGAEVHLQYAPEEFGRTAEMKLIVEETEK comes from the coding sequence AATTTACATCTAATGTAGAACTAGATTTAGCTTCTGTACAAGAACATTTACAGCTAATCCCAGAAGGTAAAAATGAGGGTTTGCACTTCCAGGTAACTTTGAATAAGGAAGAAAATCCTCTAAATAATGAAGAACCTCTCAAGAAATTTGACCCTTCAGCACGTAATTGGATTTATAATCTTAGACCTCAAAAAAATCTGGAAAAAGCCACCAGTTATCGTTTGGTATTTTCTCCGGGAATACGTCCTGCCTATGGCAACCTAGCTACAGAAAAAGAATTTGCTAGTAAGTTATCTACTTATTCACCTTTGGCTTTTCAAAAAATTAACTTTTATGGACAACCAGATGCTGGGGGAACTTATGGAAGATTTATTAAAGGTAGTCCGCAGTTAGAATTTAATAATATTTTGGTAGCCGATTCAGCTAAAGCTAATATTCAAATTAGCCCAGCACCAAAAGATATTTCTAGGCTGTTACAAGTTAATGATGAAGATAGAATTATCGGGATTAATCCTTATGCCTTAGAACCTGCCAAGACTTATACAATTACTATTGGCGAAAATCTCCAGGATAAGTTTGGACAGACTTTAGGTAAACCTGTCTCACTTAAATATGATACTGGAGATTTAGCTGGGGATATCTGGGTTCCCTCAGACTTGAATATTTTCCCTTCAGGTAAAGATTTACGGTTAAATATTAGTACTGTAAATTTACCAGAATCTAAATATAAGGCTGCTTATCGAGTAGTTAAACCAACAGATTTAGTCTATTTTAACTATGGTAATGATTTATTAACGAAACCTGCTGAATGGCAAAGCTTCCAGGTATCAGGTAAGAAAAATCAATCAGTTGATATCACTGTTCCTCTACGAGAAAGAATCAACGCTAAAACGGGAATGTTAGCTTATGGAGTACAAGCCCGTACTAATAAATATCAGGAAAATGGTAAGGATTTGTGGAGAGAACCTACGACTTATGGTTTGGTGGAATTGACTAATTTGGGTGTATTTAGTCAATGGTTTCCTGAATCGGGGTTAATTCGGGTGAATCATTTAACAGATGGTGCGCCAGTAAAAGCGGCTGTTATAGAAATTTATCAATCAAAATTACAAGCAAAATCTCGCCCTGAACCTGTACCTTGTGCGACAGGGAAAACTGATGAAAATGGAACTTTTAGAATTAATCGTGCAGAATTACAGCAATGTACTGCTGGTAGCCAAAATTCAATTAAATCACCAGAATTATTAGTAATTGCCCGTGAAAATGAAGATTGGGCATTTACTAGAACTGATGAATATAGCGGTGTTTATGGATATGGTATTGATGCAGGTTGGCAAGGTAATAAACCTGAATCACGGGGAGTAATCTTTTCAGATAGACAGTTGTATCAACAAGGAGAAAAAGCTTGGTTTACTGGTTTTGCTGACTACTTACAAAATGGTGTAATCCAACAAGATAAAAATGCTGACTACCAAATAACATTGGTAAATCCTGATGGACAAAAGACCAGTTTAGGTACACAAACTACAAATGAGTTTGGGACGTTTTCCTTAGAAATGCCCATCAATAAAACTCAAAGCTTAGGCTACTATACAATTCAAGGTAAAGGTAAGAACGGACAGGAAATTTCTGGAGAATTTCGGGTGGCTGAGTTCAAACCACCTAATTTTAAAGTCGAAGTCAAGTTAGATAAAGAATTTGCTTACATTGGTGATGATGTTGATATTAATGCTTCCAGTAATTATTTATTTGGTGCGCCTGTAGAAGGTGGAGAAGCGAAATATTTTATTACTCGTCAACAAGCTAACTTCATCCCTAAAGGTTGGGAAGAGTTTACTTTTGGTCGCCAATGGTTTTGGCCGGAGGAAACCCCCACCATATCTAGTGATGTGTTGCAAAGTAATTCTCAGTTAAATACGAATGGTAAAAGTAGCCAAACGGTAAAGGTAGCTAAAGATTTACCGTATCCTATGACTTATCGGGTAGATGTACAAGTTGCCGATGTCTCTAATCTTTCGGTAGCTAATTCCCAAAGTTTTACAGCCTTACCAAGTAATCGTTTAATTGGCTTGAAAAGTAATTTTATTGCTGATGCAGGTAAAGCATTTCCTATAGAAGTAGTTGTTACTAAGCCTACAGGAGAAGTAATTGCAGGTCAACGAGTCCGGCTGGAATTGCAACAGATAAAATACAGCAGCGTCACTCAATTGGTAGAAGGTAGCGAAACACCAAAAAACCAAGTTGAATATAAAACAGTTGCCCAAACAGAAATTACATCTACTAGTAATTCGCAATCGGTGAATTTGACCCCAACTGAATCTGGTGCATATCGAATTAGAGTTAATTTTAGTGATGCCAAAAATGAATTAAGTGCCACAGATTCACAAATTTGGGTGACTGGAGGAAACGCAGTCTTTTGGGGTACGCGAGATAAAGATGTTTTAGAAGTTAAGTTAGATAAAAAAGAGTATAAAGCTGGTGAAACTGCTACCGCTTTAATTCAATCTCCCTATGCAGATGCAGAATTATACTTTGCGGTGATTAAAGATAAACCCATTTATCAACAAATTACCAAAGTTCAAGGCAACGCACCACAAATTCAGTTTCAAGTTACGCCAGAAATGCTACCAAATGCAGCCGTTGAAGCTGTGTTAGTTCGACAAGGTAAACCTATTAGTCAGGTAGAAGTAGGAAGTTTAGATAACTTGGTAAAAATTGGCTTTACTCCTTTTAAAGTTAACCTAGAAGATAAGTATTTAAAACTGCAAGTTAAACCAGTCCAAACATCTTTAGAACCTGGTGCAGAAGAAACAATCCAACTGGAATTGAAGGATAATCAAGGCAATCCCACCAAAGGACAGTTTACAGTCATGGTGATAAATGAGGCGGTACTGCAACTTTCTGGTTATCGTCCGCCGAATTTAGTAGATACAGTTTATGCAGAACAGCCAATATCTACCCGCTTTACTGATAACCGTCCAGATGTGATATTACAACCGCAAGATATAGCAAAACCCAAAGGCTGGGGTTACGGCGGTGGTTTCTCCACAGGTGCAGCAAATACTCGCACCCGCACCAACTTTCAACCCTTAGCTTACTACAATGGTTCTGTATTGACCGATGCTAACGGTAACGCACAGATAACCTTCAAATTACCAGATGATTTAACTACGTGGCGTGTGATGGCTGTGGCTACAGATGGAAACCTGCGTTTTGGCAATGGGGACGCGACATTTATCACCACCAAACCCTTACTAACTAATGCCATCTTGCCACAATTTGTCCGTCCAGGCGATCGCATCCTCGCTGGTTTATCCGTCACTAATAACACCGGAAATCGAGGGAATCTCTCAATTAACGGTGAACTTAGCGGGACTGTGAAGTTTAACAGCAAAAATCCCACAACTACTACGTTGCAAACCCAAGCTGAATCTGCAACTCAAGCCTATCGCTTCCCAATGGTGGCGGATAGTGTGGGATTTGGTAAAGTTCGCTTCACCACTCAGCTAAATGGTACAGCCGATGCTTTTGAATTACCTCTGCAAGTAAAACCACTGGAAATCACCGAACAAGTAGTTGAGACTGGTGTCAGCCAAAAACAAATCAAAATTCCCTTAAATGTTGATAAAAATATCTTTCCCGAAGCCGGCGGTTTAGATATTCAATTAGCGAGTACTTTGATTCCCGAAATTAAAGCACCAGCAAAAGAAGTATTAACAGATAATGATTTGCCATTCACAGAACCATCTGCAAGTCAATTAATCATTGCGACAAATTTACAAACTCTTGCCCAAAAATATGGTCAAACATTTGCAGAATTTAATTCTAGCCAACAGGCAAATTTAGCAGTTGAAAAATTGCGAAAACTACAAATCTCTGATGGTGGTTTTGCGGCTTTCCCTGGACAGGAAAAATCAGACCCTTGGGTTTCTAGTTATGCGGCTGAATCTTTAGTAAAAGCTAGTCAAGTCTTCCCCGACTTGGTTGACTCAGGAATGCTATCTCGCCTCAAAACCTATTTGCAAAAAGTTCTGGCAAACCCCGGAGAATATGATTTTTGCAAACAGCAACTATGTAAAAGGCAACTACAACTTAATGCTTTAATAGCCCTAGCAGAACTGGGAGATAAACGCAACACATTTCTAACAGATATTTATGAACAAAGTAACAAATTTGATTTAGTCACTCAAATTAAACTAGCGCGATACTTATCTCAATTCCCCGAATGGCAAGATGAATCTCAGCAATTGCTAAACAAGCTGCAACAAAACATCTATGAAACTGGACGCACAGCAGTTGTGAGTTTACCACCTAGTTGGGGATGGATGAGTTCACCAACCGCAGTACAAGCCCAAGCTTTACGCTTATTTATCGCCCAACAAAGCCAACCAAAACTAATAGATAAATTACTCCAAAGTTTACTTGCATTACGCCGGGATGGAACATGGCAAACTGACTATAACAATGCCCAAGCACTAACAGCCTTAGTAGAATATAGCCAACTACAACCCACACCACCTAATTTTGTCGCCACAGTGCAGTTAGCCGGTAAGAAGTTAGGAGAAAATCGCTTTGCAGGCTATAAAAATCCCAGCCTCCAGCTAAATGTACCGATGAATCAACTACCCCGTGGTCGCCATGATTTAACGCTACAAAAATCGGGTAATGGAACTCTACACTACTTGGTTGCTTATAACTATCGCCTGCAAGGAAATCAACCAGGACGCTTTAACGGCTTAAGCATAACACGAGAAATAAGTCAAGTAAATGCAGAGAAAGTTTTACGAAAAACAGGTATTTACGCCCTCGATCAACCCTTGACTTTAGCTCCCGGACAAGTGTTTGATATTGGTTTAGAAATTATCGCCGATCGCCCGGTAGATCATCTAGTAATTAAAGATCCCCTACCAGCAGCTTTAGAAGCCGTTGACGCGAGTTTCCAAACCACCACCGCCGCATTACAAGCAAAAGCCGATAGTTGGGAACTGGGTTTTAGGAATATTTATAGCGATCGCATTATCGCCTATGCCGACCACCTAGAACCAGGAGTTTACAGCCTCCATTATTTGGTACGTTCTGTTACCCCTGGGACTTTTTCCTGGCCTGGTGCGGAAGTTCACCTGCAATATGCACCAGAAGAATTTGGACGCACTGCGGAAATGAAACTAATAGTAGAGGAGACAGAAAAGTAA
- the pyrE gene encoding orotate phosphoribosyltransferase, translating into MTYSTESLTQSDIWAATADVSTLRQKLLDLLCQLAYKEGDFVLSSGQPSSYYINGKQVTLHPQGALAIGRILLSLLPPDTQAVAGLTLGADPIVTAVSVVSAYENRPIPALIIRKEAKGHGTKAYIEGPNLLEGAKVVVLEDVVTTGQSAMKAVDRLRAAGYVVDEVISLVDRQQGGAEFYQSVGLKFEAVFTIIDLQQRYQELGN; encoded by the coding sequence ATGACGTATTCTACTGAAAGCCTTACCCAGTCAGATATTTGGGCAGCCACTGCTGATGTATCTACTCTGCGCCAAAAACTGCTGGATTTACTTTGTCAACTTGCTTATAAAGAGGGTGATTTTGTTCTCTCGTCTGGACAGCCTAGCTCATACTATATAAATGGCAAACAGGTAACATTGCACCCCCAAGGCGCTTTAGCAATTGGTCGCATTCTTTTATCTCTGTTACCTCCAGATACTCAAGCGGTAGCTGGTTTGACACTGGGGGCTGATCCAATTGTGACAGCTGTGAGTGTGGTTTCTGCTTATGAAAATCGACCAATACCAGCTTTGATTATTCGCAAAGAAGCTAAAGGTCATGGGACTAAGGCTTATATTGAAGGCCCCAATCTACTAGAGGGTGCAAAGGTGGTGGTTTTGGAAGATGTGGTGACGACTGGACAATCTGCTATGAAAGCAGTTGACCGACTGAGGGCGGCTGGTTACGTTGTTGATGAGGTCATTTCATTAGTGGATAGACAGCAAGGGGGGGCTGAGTTTTATCAGTCGGTTGGTTTGAAGTTTGAGGCAGTGTTTACAATTATTGATCTTCAGCAGAGGTATCAGGAATTAGGTAATTAG
- a CDS encoding hemolysin family protein produces the protein MNEFSNLNLTDVGLRLLSVLLLIVINAFFVTAEFSIVTVRRSRIHQLVQSGDIQAIAVESLQRNIDRVLSTTQLGITLSSLAVGWIGESSIAVVMRWWIKSWPLPANVNNFVAHSLSIPIAFFLIAYLQIVLGELCPKSVAMLYSEQLARFLGPAVKAIVRFFRPFIWILNQSTSYLLRLFGVEYTGQSWRPPVTPEELQLIISTERESTGLQTAERELLNNIFEFGDVTAQDVMIPRNGIIALSKDANFQSLLQQMTATGHSRYPVIGESLDDIRGIVYFRDLANPLAVGKLSLETQIQPWMRPARFVPEHTPLSELLPMMQQEKPAMVIVVDEFGGTVGLVTIQDVIAEIIGNAGETSSSEDLLIQMLDQETFLVQAQVNLEDLNEVLHLNLPLTKQYQTLAGFLLYQLQKMPIKGEIFCYDNIEFTIVSVDGPRLHQIQLRRLG, from the coding sequence GTGAATGAATTTTCTAATTTGAACTTGACAGATGTGGGGCTGCGGTTGCTATCAGTACTGCTGCTGATTGTGATTAATGCTTTTTTTGTCACAGCAGAGTTTTCCATAGTTACTGTGAGGCGATCGCGCATTCATCAGTTAGTTCAATCTGGGGATATTCAGGCGATCGCCGTGGAGTCACTCCAGCGCAACATTGATCGAGTATTATCAACAACCCAATTGGGCATCACCCTCTCTAGTTTAGCCGTGGGTTGGATTGGTGAAAGTTCGATTGCTGTAGTTATGCGTTGGTGGATCAAATCCTGGCCGTTACCCGCCAATGTGAATAATTTTGTCGCTCATTCTCTGTCAATTCCCATCGCCTTTTTCTTGATTGCCTATCTACAAATTGTTTTAGGTGAACTGTGTCCCAAATCAGTCGCTATGCTGTACTCAGAACAGCTAGCACGTTTTTTGGGACCCGCAGTAAAAGCGATCGTGCGTTTTTTCCGCCCCTTTATCTGGATTCTCAACCAATCCACCAGTTACCTACTGCGGCTATTTGGCGTTGAATATACAGGGCAAAGCTGGCGACCACCGGTAACACCAGAAGAATTACAGTTAATCATCTCTACAGAAAGAGAATCAACTGGTTTACAAACGGCAGAAAGAGAACTGCTGAATAACATCTTTGAGTTTGGTGATGTCACAGCACAAGATGTGATGATTCCCCGCAATGGCATTATCGCCCTATCCAAAGATGCTAACTTCCAAAGCCTACTCCAACAGATGACAGCTACCGGACACTCGCGTTACCCCGTGATTGGCGAATCCTTAGATGATATTCGCGGGATTGTCTATTTTAGAGATTTAGCCAACCCCCTAGCAGTCGGCAAGTTATCTCTAGAAACACAAATTCAACCTTGGATGCGTCCAGCGCGATTTGTACCCGAACATACCCCCCTCAGTGAACTATTACCTATGATGCAGCAAGAAAAGCCAGCAATGGTCATAGTAGTGGACGAGTTTGGCGGTACTGTGGGTCTAGTAACAATTCAAGATGTCATTGCGGAAATTATTGGCAATGCTGGTGAAACCTCAAGCAGCGAAGACTTGCTGATTCAGATGTTAGACCAGGAGACATTTTTAGTGCAAGCCCAGGTCAACTTAGAAGACCTAAACGAAGTCCTACACCTGAATTTACCCTTAACAAAACAATATCAGACCCTAGCTGGCTTCTTGCTTTATCAATTGCAAAAAATGCCCATAAAAGGCGAAATCTTCTGCTACGACAACATCGAATTTACAATAGTCTCCGTTGACGGGCCGAGGCTGCATCAGATTCAACTGCGACGCTTGGGTTAG
- the queC gene encoding 7-cyano-7-deazaguanine synthase QueC, with protein sequence MKAVILLSGGLDSSTILYQAKADGCECYSISFDYQQRHRRELHSAFLVAQTAGIVQHQVVNFDLRLWGGSALTDDKIDLPQERSVDAMSQNIPVTYVPARNTIFLSFALAYAEAIAAERVYIGVNALDYSGYPDCRPDYIEAMQEVFRLGTKQGREGQPINIVAPLINLKKTAIIQLGNQLGVPWNLTWSCYNGGDVACGVCDSCRLRLAAFAELGLEDPLPYLKGV encoded by the coding sequence ATGAAAGCTGTCATTTTATTATCTGGGGGATTAGACTCTTCCACAATTTTGTACCAAGCAAAAGCCGATGGTTGTGAATGTTATTCTATTTCTTTTGATTATCAGCAGCGACATCGACGAGAACTGCACTCAGCTTTTTTGGTGGCGCAGACCGCAGGAATAGTACAACATCAAGTTGTCAATTTTGACCTACGCCTTTGGGGTGGTTCAGCATTAACCGATGACAAGATCGATTTACCGCAAGAACGCTCTGTAGATGCAATGTCACAAAATATTCCTGTTACCTACGTACCAGCACGAAATACAATTTTTTTAAGTTTTGCTTTGGCTTATGCTGAGGCGATCGCCGCAGAAAGAGTTTACATTGGAGTCAATGCGCTAGATTATTCAGGATATCCTGACTGTCGTCCTGATTATATCGAGGCGATGCAGGAAGTTTTCCGCCTGGGAACCAAACAAGGGCGGGAGGGTCAACCCATCAATATTGTTGCTCCCCTGATTAATTTGAAAAAAACCGCAATCATTCAACTAGGCAACCAATTAGGCGTTCCCTGGAACTTAACTTGGTCATGTTATAACGGTGGTGATGTTGCCTGCGGTGTCTGTGATTCTTGCCGCTTACGCCTAGCAGCTTTTGCAGAATTAGGTTTAGAAGATCCGCTTCCTTACTTGAAAGGGGTATAG
- a CDS encoding Gfo/Idh/MocA family protein, producing MQNSMSVAEPNSHTQRNQPRPIRVGVIGVGNMGQHHTRVLSSMKDVELVGVSDINVERGLETASKYKVRFFEDYCDLLPHVEAVCIAVPTRLHYAVGINCLLAGIHVLIEKPIAASISEAESLVNAAAESQCILQVGHIERFNPAFRELSKVMKTEEVLALEAHRMSPYSDRANDVSVVLDLMIHDIDLLLELAASPVTKLTASGTRALDSGYLDYVTATLGFANGIVATLTASKVTHRKIRRIVAHCKNSFTEADFLKNEILIHRQTSASPVNDHRHYRQDGLIEKVYTTNIQPLSAELEHFVNCVHGGNQPSVGGEQALKALRLASLIEQMALEERVWNPLDWQSESRVQSLTQSV from the coding sequence GTGCAAAATAGCATGTCAGTGGCAGAACCAAATTCACATACACAGCGTAACCAGCCACGACCGATTCGCGTAGGCGTAATCGGCGTAGGTAACATGGGACAACATCACACCCGTGTACTCAGTTCAATGAAAGATGTTGAACTGGTCGGTGTTTCCGACATCAACGTCGAACGAGGCCTAGAAACCGCTAGTAAATACAAGGTGCGGTTTTTTGAAGATTACTGTGACCTGCTTCCTCATGTAGAAGCCGTGTGCATAGCCGTTCCCACTCGCTTACACTACGCTGTAGGCATCAACTGTTTGTTAGCGGGAATTCACGTTTTAATTGAAAAGCCGATCGCTGCTAGTATTTCTGAAGCAGAATCCCTTGTCAATGCTGCCGCCGAGTCTCAATGTATCCTCCAAGTTGGGCATATTGAGCGCTTCAACCCAGCTTTTAGAGAACTGAGCAAAGTGATGAAAACTGAAGAAGTTCTCGCACTAGAAGCTCACCGTATGAGTCCTTACTCAGACCGCGCCAATGATGTTTCAGTGGTACTGGATTTAATGATCCATGACATTGATTTACTGCTAGAATTAGCTGCCTCACCAGTAACAAAATTAACTGCCAGTGGAACCCGCGCCTTAGACTCTGGTTATTTGGATTATGTGACTGCAACTCTAGGGTTTGCTAATGGGATTGTGGCAACTCTAACTGCCAGCAAAGTAACTCACCGAAAAATCCGTCGCATAGTTGCCCATTGTAAAAACTCTTTCACTGAAGCAGATTTTCTCAAAAACGAAATTTTGATACACCGTCAAACTTCTGCTAGCCCGGTCAATGACCATCGCCATTACAGGCAAGATGGTTTAATCGAGAAAGTTTATACTACTAACATTCAACCTTTGAGCGCAGAACTTGAGCATTTTGTCAACTGTGTACACGGTGGGAATCAACCTTCTGTGGGTGGTGAACAAGCCCTTAAAGCTCTCAGATTAGCAAGTTTAATTGAGCAAATGGCTCTAGAAGAAAGGGTATGGAACCCGTTAGACTGGCAATCAGAATCAAGAGTACAATCACTGACTCAAAGCGTATAG